A genome region from Scyliorhinus torazame isolate Kashiwa2021f chromosome 13, sScyTor2.1, whole genome shotgun sequence includes the following:
- the LOC140387629 gene encoding uncharacterized protein yields the protein MEPEMKKPPLAPKPKLQERPSSLAVPKRIPSQIPKSAAVPTSAPGSKGTKPPIAPKPNLASQATLTQHNNLNRSSNGKLFIADPLLVVNVNELDITDPLGESESSVSCPGAQADRAAADDGHNALRESQTSKYHENGTRMFYGGEQEVTLQEENGFVQLVTSNMDPSDLGTELDLQCFEKQTVVVCINADGADDGDRLNDATWDDCFFQGTSQSKTHAAHPHRQHSKEENISFAAGEPDGLGEKADSPRQEADGRGDEADGRGDEADGPGEEADGPGEGADGPGEGADGPREEADGPREEADGPGEEADGPGEEADGPGEEADGPGEEADGPGEEADGPGEKADNPGVEADSPGEEADNPGEEADGPGEEADGPGEEADGPGEKADNPGVEADSPGEEADNPGVEADGPREEVDGPGEGADGPGEKADSPWEEADNPGVEADGLGEEADNPGEEADGSGEEADGPGEEADGPGEEADNPGEEADGLGEKADSPGEVADNPGEEADGPGEEADNPGEEADGLGEKADGPREEADGPGEGPDGRGEEADGPGEEADGPGEEADGRGEEADGPGEEPDGRGDEADGRGDEADGRGDEADGRGDEADGRGDEADGRGDEADGRGDEADGRGDEADGRGDEADGRGDEADGRGDEADGRGDETAPGRR from the exons AAATGAAGAAACCACCCTTGGCACCAAAACCAAAGCTTCAGGAGCGACCTTCCTCGCTGGCTGTTCCAAAGAGAATTCCTTCCCAGATCCCAAAGTCAGCTGCTGTTCCTACTTCGGCACCAGGATCTAAGGGCACAAAGCCACCGATTGCTCCGAAACCAAACTTAGCCAGTCAGGCAACACTGACTCAACATAACAATTTAAACAGGAGCTCAAATGGAAAATTGTTCATCGCTGACCCATTACTGGTTGTGAATGTGAACGAGCTCGATATTACTGATCCATTGGGTGAATCGGAAAGCAGTGTAAGCTGCCCAGGAGCTCAAGCTGACAGAGCAGCTGCAGATGATGGACATAATGCTCTGAGAGAAAGTCAGACTTCAAAATACCATGAAAATGGGACTCGGATGTTTTATGGtggtgaacaagaagtgactctacAGGAGGAAAATGGGTTTGTGCAGTTAGTAACCAGCAACATGGATCCTTCTGATTTGGGCACTGAATTGGATTTGCAATGCTTTGAAAAGCAAACAGTTGTGGTGTGCATAAACGCAGATGGAGCTGACGATGGTGATCGTCTTAATGATGCTACTTGGGATGACTGCTTCTTTCAAGGAACATCTCAATCTAAGACTCACGCAGCACATCCACATCGTCAACACAGCAAAGAAGAAAACATCAGCTTTGCAGCAGGAGAGCCAGATGGCCTCGGGGAGAAGGCAGACAGTCCCAGGCAGGAGGCAGACGGCCGCGgggatgaggcagacggccgcggggatgaggcagacggccccggggaggaggcagacggccccggggagggggcagacggCCCAGGGGAGGGGGCAGACGGCCCCAGGGAGGAGGCAGACGGCCCCAGGGAGGAGGCAGACGGccccggggaggaggcagacggccccggggaggaggcagacggccccggggaggaggcagacggccccggggaggaggcagacggccccggggaggaggcagacggccccggggagaaGGCAGACAATCCCGGGGTGGAGGCAGACAGCCCCGGGGAGGAGGCAGACAAtcccggggaggaggcagacggccccggggaggaggcagacggccccggggaggaggcagacggccccggggagaaGGCAGACAATCCCGGGGTGGAGGCAGACAGCCCCGGGGAGGAGGCAGACAATCCCGGGGTGGAGGCAGATGGCCCCAGGGAGGAGGTAGAcggccccggggagggggcagacggccccggggagaaGGCAGACAGCCCCTGGGAGGAGGCAGACAATCCCGGGGTGGAGGCAGACGGCCTCGGGGAGGAAGCAGACAACCCGGGGGAGGAGGCAGACGGCTccggggaggaggcagacggccccggggaggaggcagacggcCCCGGGGAGGAAGCAGACAACCCGGGGGAGGAGGCAGACGGCCTCGGGGAGAAGGCAGACAGCCCCGGGGAGGTGGCAGACAAtcccggggaggaggcagacggcCCTGGGGAGGAAGCAGACAACCCGGGGGAGGAGGCAGACGGCCTCGGGGAGAAGGCAGATGGCCCCAGGGAGGAGGCAGACGGCCCAGGGGAAGGGCCAGATGGCCGCGGGGAGGAGGCAGACGGccccggggaggaggcagacggccccggggaggaggcagacggccgcggggaggaggcagacggccccggggaggagccagacggccgcggggatgaggcagacggccgcggggatgaggcagacggccgcggggatgaggcagacggccgcggggatgaggcagacggccgcggggatgaggcagacggccgcggggatgaggcagacggccgcggggatgaggcagacggccgcggggatgaggcagacggccgcggggatgaggcagacggccgcggggatgaggcagacggccgcggggatgaggcagacggccgcggggatgag ACGGCCCCGGGGAGGAGGTAG